The following nucleotide sequence is from Pseudomonas sp. S09G 359.
TCTCGCGGCAAATGGCCCTGCAAGCGCTGCTTGAAGAGCAGCAAACCATGCTCGAAGTGCTCAACGAAGGCCTGGTGGTGCTGGATGAGCGTGGCTGCATCAAGGCGCTCAACCGCTATGCCCGGCAGCTGTTTGGCGTGGGCCTGGAGCTGCTCGGCAGCCCGTTCCAGCAACTGGGCCGCAGCGAATTGAGCGCCGCACTGTTGCTGCGCGGCGGGGAGGCGGTGCGGGACCTCGACTGCACCTTCCAACTGCATGACCGCACGCAACTTGCCTGCCTGGTCTCGGTGTGCCCGCTGGAGCAGGGCGGGGTGATTGTGTCGCTGCGCGAGAACCGGCGGATACGCGAGATCACCCGGCGCATCATCAGCAGCCAGGCCCGTTACACCTTCGACACCATCCAGGGCACGTCACGGGCGATCCAGGACGCGTTGCACCTGGGGCGTATCGCCAGTCGCAGTGAATCCACCACCCTGATCCTCGGCGAAAGCGGCACCGGCAAAGAGCTGTTTGCCCAGGCCATCCATAACGCCAGCGACCGCGCCAACGGCCCGTTTGTGGCGGTCAACTGTGGCGCGATCCCACGCGACCTGGTGCAAAGCGAACTGTTCGGGCATGTCGAGGGCGCGTTCACGGGCTCGGCCCGGGGTGGCTCGGCGGGCAAGTTCGAACTGGCCGACGGCGGCACGATTTTCCTCGATGAAATCGGCGATATGTCCTTCGATGCCCAGGTCAGTTTGCTGCGGGTGTTGCAGGAGGGCGAAATCACCCGAGTCGGCGCGAAAAGCTCGCGCCCAGTGGACGTGCGCATCATCGCCGCGACCCACCGCAACCTCAGCCAGGCGGTGGCCGAGGGGGCGTTTCGCGAAGACCTCTACTATCGCCTCAACGTACTTAACCTCACCGTGCCGCCACTGCGCATGCGCCGCGAAGACATCCCGCTGCTGGCGCGGCATTTTCTTGCGCGCTGTGCCCGTTCGCTGCGCAAAGCGGTACAGGGTTTCACCCCGCAAGCGCTGGAACTGCTATCGGCCTACGCCTGGCCAGGCAATGTGCGCGAGCTGGAGAACGCCATTGAGCGGGCCACCAACCTGGCCACGAGCGAACTGATCCAGCCGAGTGATCTACCCCTGGACGCCAAGCCCCGCGCACTCGCCAGTGCCTACGAACCACCACCCACCCAGGACCTGAGCAGCCACGAAATGCACGCCATCGTCGCGGCACTCAAGAAGACCGGCGGCAATATCCGCCTGGCCGCTCAACAACTGAACGTTTCGAGGGGCGGGCTGTACAACAAGATGAGTCGGTTTGGGCTGAATGCCGGGGATTTTCGCGGCGGCTGAAGTGGTTCAAAAATGTGGGTGGGGCGGTCAGGTGCACATGTTTTCTGATGTGACGATTTGCGGCGGTATAAACACCCGGTGCCGCACCGGATCAAAACCCTCGGCCCCCTGCAATTCCACCAGCAACTCCACCAATGCCACCGCCGTCTGGCGCGGCTGCGAGTCCATTACCACATCGATCAGACCCTGGCTCAGCGCCTGGCGCGACAGCTCGGTGGACTCCTGCAAAATGCAGCACAGCGCCGGGCGCTTGGGCAGTTGGGCCAGGGCGCTGATCACGCCGTCACCGCCGCCGCCGACCACGCACAAGCCGCGCAGGTCGGTGTGGCGGGTGAGCAGGTCGAGGGTGGCTTCTTCGGTGATGTCGCAGTTGTCGAGGTTGATCAGCGGGTCCAGGGGTTTAAGCCCCGGCGCGTGTTCGGCGAGGTAGCTGTGCAGGCCTTCGACCCGTGCCTGGTGGCCGAGGAAGCGGTGGCCGCCCAACAGAATCCCGACGCTGCCTTTGCGCGCGCCACAGGTGCGCGCCAGCAGCCAGCCCATGGTGCGCCCGACCACGTGGTTGTCCTGGCCCACATAGGGCTCGGCGGCTTGCTCGTGGATATCCGAAAGCAGGGCCACCACCGGCACGCCGGCCTCGCGGATTTGCGCAAGGGTGGCGTTGATCAACGGGTGGGCGAAGCTGACCACGGCGAGGGCGTCGCACTGCACGGCCAACTGTTCGATCTGCGCGACGATGGCGCTGGGTGTGCGGTCAATGATGTACTCGAACTGACAGGTCAGGTTGGCCGTGGCGTGATGCTGCGCCGCCGCGCTGATCGACTGCGCAAGGTTGGCATAGAACGCCTGGGCGGTGCCCAGCAGCAGGATGCCGAAGCGGTAGGTGGGGCGGCGTTCGCGAATGCGCTGGCCGATCAACCGCGCGGCGAAGTAGCCCACGGCTTCAGCTGCCTGGAACACTTGTTCGGCGGTGTCCGGGTTGACCGGCGCGCGCGCATTCAAAACCCGGTCGACGGTGGCCACGCTGAGGCCCGCGTGGGCGGCAACGGTGGCGATGGTCGGGCGTTTATTATTGTTCATGACAGGCCCCTTGAGCGTCTTGATAGAAAACTATCAAGCCCCGCTGGGCCTGGATGATAGCTTGATAGGGAATGGATTCAAGGCCTTGAGGGTGATTTAGCCGCGCTCTATCGTTGGTTTCACAAAGCACCAGAAACCACCCGCTTGCGGAGAACAATAAAAATGCCTGAACACACCGCTCACACCGCCCGGCGCGATTACAGCCTCACCGGCCCCGAAGCCGCGCGTGCCGCCGAAAAAGGCCTGGTCTCGGCCAGTTGGTACCAATCGCCGATTTCGCGTAAACGCATGAAAGAACTGATGCAGCGCCGCGACGGCCCAGCCTTGCTCGACACCGGCATCTGGGTGCTGGCGCTGCTGGCCACCGGCTTTGGCGGCTTCTGGTTCTGGGGCTCGTGGGCCTGCGTGCCGTTCTTCATTGCCTATGGCGTGCTCTACGGCACCGCCTCCAACCCACGCTGGCACGAAACCGGCCACGGCACTGCGTTCAAGACCCGCTGGATGAATGACGCGCTGTACCAAGTGGCGAGCTTCATGTGCATCTTCGAGCCCCATGTATGGCGCTGGAGCCATGCCCGCCATCACACCGACACCATCGTGGTTGGCCGTGACCCGGAGATCGTTGAGCCGCGCCCGCCGAGCTTTTTGATGATGTTTCTCAGCGTGTTCAACCTGCCTCTGGCCTGGAAGACCTTCAGCGGCGTGGCGCGCCATGCGATCGGCAAGATGAGCGCCCAGGAGGCGGACTTTATCCCCGAATCCGAATGGTCCAAGGTGTTCCGCGCCGCACGAATCTGGGTCGGCATCTACGCGGTGATCATCGGCACCGCCTTGTACCTGCACAGCTGGTTGCCGCTGATGCTGGTGGGCCTGCCGAGTATTTATGGCGCATGGCTCGGCTATGTGTTCGGCCTTACCCAGCACGTAGGCCTGGCTGAGGATGTACTCGACCACCGCAGCAACTGCCGCACCATCTACATGAACCGCGTGCTGCGCTTTATCTACATGGACATGAACTACCACCTCGAACACCACATGTACCCGATGGTGCCGTACCACGCCCTGGCACAGTTGCACGAAGAGATCCGCGGCGATTGCCCGCCGCCGTATGCCAACCTTTTCGAGGCATACAAGGAAATCCTGCCGACTATCTGGAAGCAGCGCAGCGACCCGACGTATTTCGTGCAGCGGCCCCTCGCGACCTCGGCCGATACCGGCGAGGACTCCAAAAGTGGCGAGCGGGCTTGCCCGCGTTGGGCTGCGGAGCAGCCCCAGTAAGAACGCCGCATTCCCTTAGATAAAACTCGATTGCCGATCTTGGGGGCTGCTGCGCAGCCCAACGCGGGCAAGCCCGCTCGCCACAGCAGGCCTGCTCGCCACAAGGTAGGTGTCACCTGGAGATATATGCCATGAACGATCAATGGATCGACGTCTGCGCCGTGGGCGAAATAGACGAAGAAGATGTGCTGCGCTTCGACCACGGGCCGCACACCTATGCGGTGTACCGCTCGGCCGAGAATGAATTTTTCGCCACCGCCGGCCTGTGCACCCACGAAAAAATCCACCTCGCCGACGGCCTGGTGATGGACCACGTGATCGAGTGCCCCAAGCACAACGGGCGCTTTGATTACCGCTCCGGCAAGGCCCTGGGCGCACCGGTGTGCGTCAACCTCAAGACCTACCCGGTACGGGTCGAAGCGGGGCGGGTACTGCTCGCCGTCACGGCCGGATGATGAACCTGCCTCTGATAATCGTTGGCGCCGGCCATGCCGGTGGCCGCGCCGCGCTGACCCTGCGCGAAGAAGGCT
It contains:
- a CDS encoding MocE family 2Fe-2S type ferredoxin, which codes for MNDQWIDVCAVGEIDEEDVLRFDHGPHTYAVYRSAENEFFATAGLCTHEKIHLADGLVMDHVIECPKHNGRFDYRSGKALGAPVCVNLKTYPVRVEAGRVLLAVTAG
- a CDS encoding sigma-54-dependent Fis family transcriptional regulator, which gives rise to MSVAFSVQDLDYLTALGPASLNEGPVIALEQAWRACLAGQVERPSAVRQVIWDSWRRSVDAAIDPDDSHYRFVAPETLAATLASHSVLIEAAAHVMQGLLAYNPRGHINLTDAGGTTLYFCGVDITPIGSRLLESVQGTNCTGLALAQDRLVYVLAEENFASGLRQRRMHCAAAPIKNAQGDTVAMLTLTAEPGWFHFHTLGTVQAAADAVSRQMALQALLEEQQTMLEVLNEGLVVLDERGCIKALNRYARQLFGVGLELLGSPFQQLGRSELSAALLLRGGEAVRDLDCTFQLHDRTQLACLVSVCPLEQGGVIVSLRENRRIREITRRIISSQARYTFDTIQGTSRAIQDALHLGRIASRSESTTLILGESGTGKELFAQAIHNASDRANGPFVAVNCGAIPRDLVQSELFGHVEGAFTGSARGGSAGKFELADGGTIFLDEIGDMSFDAQVSLLRVLQEGEITRVGAKSSRPVDVRIIAATHRNLSQAVAEGAFREDLYYRLNVLNLTVPPLRMRREDIPLLARHFLARCARSLRKAVQGFTPQALELLSAYAWPGNVRELENAIERATNLATSELIQPSDLPLDAKPRALASAYEPPPTQDLSSHEMHAIVAALKKTGGNIRLAAQQLNVSRGGLYNKMSRFGLNAGDFRGG
- a CDS encoding fatty acid desaturase family protein, whose protein sequence is MPEHTAHTARRDYSLTGPEAARAAEKGLVSASWYQSPISRKRMKELMQRRDGPALLDTGIWVLALLATGFGGFWFWGSWACVPFFIAYGVLYGTASNPRWHETGHGTAFKTRWMNDALYQVASFMCIFEPHVWRWSHARHHTDTIVVGRDPEIVEPRPPSFLMMFLSVFNLPLAWKTFSGVARHAIGKMSAQEADFIPESEWSKVFRAARIWVGIYAVIIGTALYLHSWLPLMLVGLPSIYGAWLGYVFGLTQHVGLAEDVLDHRSNCRTIYMNRVLRFIYMDMNYHLEHHMYPMVPYHALAQLHEEIRGDCPPPYANLFEAYKEILPTIWKQRSDPTYFVQRPLATSADTGEDSKSGERACPRWAAEQPQ
- a CDS encoding LacI family DNA-binding transcriptional regulator, whose product is MNNNKRPTIATVAAHAGLSVATVDRVLNARAPVNPDTAEQVFQAAEAVGYFAARLIGQRIRERRPTYRFGILLLGTAQAFYANLAQSISAAAQHHATANLTCQFEYIIDRTPSAIVAQIEQLAVQCDALAVVSFAHPLINATLAQIREAGVPVVALLSDIHEQAAEPYVGQDNHVVGRTMGWLLARTCGARKGSVGILLGGHRFLGHQARVEGLHSYLAEHAPGLKPLDPLINLDNCDITEEATLDLLTRHTDLRGLCVVGGGGDGVISALAQLPKRPALCCILQESTELSRQALSQGLIDVVMDSQPRQTAVALVELLVELQGAEGFDPVRHRVFIPPQIVTSENMCT